Within the Glycine soja cultivar W05 chromosome 3, ASM419377v2, whole genome shotgun sequence genome, the region ACCCCCGGACCTTTTGATCTCTTAAACTAGGGTTTTTTCGAGCTTTCTCCCTTTTCttcggaaaaataaaagatcggtGGTGATCTTAAAATTGCGAGTCAATGCTAATCAATAGCTTGACATCCAAAAATCACCGCGACAGCCTACGATAATGTTAACAATGCCCTCCTCTCCTTATTCAAGAAAGAAATGTTAGGAATACACTTTTTTGAACACACTATTATACTAAAATTTATTGGTAATTACAAATTTGTGTGGCTCTCACTCCTAATTTTAATGAGTCTCACTcatgattttttagtttttaataaattttaaccaatagtaGAAACTAGAGAGTGTATTAGAAGTAGTGTGTTGCTGACATTTATgttcaaggaaaaataaaagaaaaaagagattgCAATTTTGAAGTGAAGTCCATaattgtatcttttttttttttgtttttttactgatGCTTCCTGCTCAATGAGCAGGATATCTGGCAAGGAACTCAACTTCTAGCTATTGATGCCACTGCCGCCATGGGTTTACTTAGAAGTGTCCTGATAGGGGATGAATTGactgagaaagagaagaaaacacTGAAAAGAACCTTGACTGACATGGCTTCTGGCTTCTATTGTTCCCATTGGAGTTTTAATGCTTCTTCCATTAAATTTGTTCATCTACTGTATATGTGTTTGGGGAGCATCAACACTCCCCAAAAAATGCTATATATCTGTGTACCAAGGGAAGGTTCTGTTGGTCCTGCTTGTATGTTAATTGTCAATTCTTGCTAGAGTGGCTACCATTTTTTCCTAGTTACAGAGGTCTCATTTAAAGGAGAGTTGGGGTTTTACAACATTTTCTCCCCAGCCAATATGATGCGAGTCCCAACCATTTAAACTACATGTTGGTAACACATTAGTTTCTGTTATGAACATGCTGTCTGGCTTTTTTGACAATATTTACAGAGCAGTCTCTACATGTTGGTAACATCATTTTCTACCATTTTTGTCAAGCTGATGTATTTTACTAATCATCTTTCTTATTATGACGTATGTCTGATTGAATCTGATGGTTAGATGTGACCAGAAAAACTTATTTCATAATATTTGAGGGCTAGTATGACTACGAGTAGTATCTATGATCATACAATTAGTGAATTCTTACTCCATCTTTTCTCTATTGAATTTGACACTGCCAAATTTGTCAtggttttttatttctcttttaattttcctGCTACTTCTTACCAGTGAGATCCCAGGAGTAATTTAGTTTGttcttttatgaaataataaagagaaggaaggagaaagaaagtaaaataaactgATTGGTATTCCATATGCTTGTTTGGTAAATTCTCAAACATTGGATGTGGTTCTTTTCCTGGGGATTTTGATCGTGAGTGATGCTCTGAGATGGACAACGTTGATTTCCTACAGGTTACTGCAGTTGGGCATGCAGCCATGTTGGCTGCTATCAAGAGATATGTAGCAGCTCTTGTATGTACAGCTTTTTGTTTGATCTCGGATATTAATCGTCATTGATGATGTGGAGTCGGATGAGGAAGTGGACGTGGACAAAGATAAATGATCAAGAAGCAATGCAGTTTACGTGCAGCTGGCAAAATTATCATTCTTTGTAGTCGAAGAAAAGAACGTAGGGTCTAGCAAAAATGGAAAATGTTAACGTGTCATCCAACACCTacgaagagaaagaaaaaagaacattGTGTAATGTATTTATGATCTGACAGAAAGGAAGAGATAGAAAAATATGTGTTGGTTAGGTTAAAATGAGAAATAGTTTGTGTATCATTACTTAGCAAAATTATCATTCCACAAAGTGTATGACACCCATCAAAGCACCAATTGTTTACAATCCAAGCATTGGGTGGTGTGCGTGATTCCCCAATAAGTGTATCCTGACAAAAATGTGATGTTAGAAACTGGAATTTTCAGGTTCCATAAAAACTGGGAGGAAGATTTGGATAATTTGAATAAagtcttaaatttaattttttattgttgtgaTTGTACCTAACAAATTACTCCGGTAAGaataaatagtatatatatcaatagtaaatattctttataatattcattaataactaattttctatctataataaatttgttaattttttaaaagacacGTAGTGtgattaatagtattaaaattttgattcaccGCAAAAGGAAATTGGAGCTCCATTTCTTTGTgagttcagaaaataaaaatttagtttgaagtagtttaataattttaaattggtaaaattttatgttcatttaattttttaaaattcgataaattcaaaattaatagaactataatttttgttgttgttattcagtaataaattaataaaatttgaaaattaattgtaatttaaaagcattaaatatgttattttattttaatttttttactttgtgaTGATCTTAATTTCAACTGATTTACTGGTCATTTGAGTTTTAAACGAAGTCGAATGACCAATGAACGAAGTCGAATTCTACGGTGGGAAACTCTGATAGGTTTCCACCATGGGAAATAAATTACAACCATTAGATCTATTAAGTTTTAAACGAATACTAATGGCTGTAATTTTTTTCCACGAAACCTGTGAACGTTTCCAGCGTAGAACTCGTCATGAACGAATTGTAACTCAATTCAGTGCAGTGATAGTTGCTACGAACTGTATTCgcattttctaggtttgaaatgAAAGTGAGGGTTGTTTGCAGGAAAATTTACGACTACATACGCTATGATCTCAAAGAAATCTCTTTTCCCTCTTCTTTGCCAGACCCTCCTAACATCAAAAAGCGCCGCATATTGACCTGGGACGAACGTATCTGGGTATGCCCCTTTTCACTGTTTATTTTTACCTTCACTTGAGGTGTGACcatttgttacttttttttcaatttgattctGATGATCACCAAAAAACTTATTGTGGTTGAACATGATTTTATAGTTGTATTATCGATGTTGTAGTTTGGAGATACTTAATTGAAGGGATGCCTCTTGTCTATTTGTTTTCTAGATTGTGCTGAGAAACATTCCATGTTCAGGTTTTTAAGAGAGCTGCCAGGCTTTATGCCGCAAGCTGGGTTCGTGACATTGGTCCTGACCTTCGGCCTGATGATTATAAGAAGGATGATGACATGACTGATGAAACAAATGGTGAAAAGAAAACAACTAAAGGAAAAGAATCCTCAACACTGGAGGACCTTGGTACCAACTTGTTCTCCACTTTAATATTACCTCCGGTCCTAAACAAATtgtagtgcatttttttttataagaaacaaattgtAAAATACACTAtaacttgtttcttataaataggACCAAAGGTAGTATCGTTATGTTGTTTTGGATTTAATGGTTGTTGTTTTGTCAAAGTTACGATTGTTACAGTTGAAGTACAATGGTGCTTCTCGCTGTGAATTTATCGAAGAGTAGTTATGATTATGATATATGGATACTCTTTGGTGTGCTCATGTAGTTGTGTGAATTGCTTAATCAAACTATTGTGAATTAATGACTTGCGCCAAGAGAAAGCAATTAGGATGTTGCTGAATATTAAGTCAAAAGTGCTTTAGATAAAAAACAACAACTTATGATTAACGTGAActattaaagattttttttcactaaCTAGAGTACCGCTGCCGCCGCTTGCTTATTCAGCATTGAGTAGAATTCTCTGTTCCTGCTTTATTTGCAACTCCAAATTCTTAGTGATTTATAATCTTCTGCTTTTTTTAGTTTCCTTACCATTATTTTTCTGGTTATGTTTTGCTAACACTTCTTTGAATAATGAGTTTGTGAAGGTGATTTTGACTTTTGACCAAGCATATGATCATACGTATTTTTTACTGGAAAATTTACAGCTGTAGCTGCAAGAGGGGGAATGGAGACTCTCAGACCGGCTTTGCAGCGTGTGTACATGACCAGAGCATCTGCATACAGAGATGCTCTTAAAAGTTTCATAGAAGGGTATCAAGAGGGTGTTCAGCACGTAATGGAGAAGAAGGAAGATTCCAAAACTCAAGAAGATGCTGATCTACCCAAAAAATCAACTTGAACTTGCTTGTAGGAGGCagggttttattttttctcttgcaGACCTTTAGTCATTTAGACTCAGGCATGaagatttgagaaattagagACAGTCCTCTTGATTAAAAGGTCTTAATGTACATTGCACTGAACAGATATAATCGAATATTCCAAAATGGGTGTATTTTGGATACTAAATATCCAGTGGTAGTCCtgaattttgtttttgcaattttgtttccaagttttcaattttgtgtgctTATTTGTGATGTTAAAGGTTTGTTTGTTCTGCAAATGATAGCAATAGCATATGTTGATGCCATGTTTCTTTAACTGCTTAGCTAATGATGTATTgtctattattatttatatttgccCCCTAAAATACACAGTTTGAATAGTTCTGAC harbors:
- the LOC114407235 gene encoding uncharacterized protein LOC114407235; amino-acid sequence: MKVRVVCRKIYDYIRYDLKEISFPSSLPDPPNIKKRRILTWDERIWVFKRAARLYAASWVRDIGPDLRPDDYKKDDDMTDETNGEKKTTKGKESSTLEDLAVAARGGMETLRPALQRVYMTRASAYRDALKSFIEGYQEGVQHVMEKKEDSKTQEDADLPKKST